A window from Listeria seeligeri serovar 1/2b str. SLCC3954 encodes these proteins:
- a CDS encoding DUF4097 family beta strand repeat-containing protein produces MDKKLRRSRVDRKVGGVFGGLAEFLGIDATLLRLIYIVIAIITMKTGIAIIAYIIALFVIPSADTSTEEVLEQRRRRVDEKMRRHTGHNEVRQEVRQAMREKHRHVNKNRNNHPHNHPRRKEERPRPVREFNFDNVTFRSFTIRVATGDVIIRSWDKDQMKIRAVLAVHEKARSIRQLSEEKIWDYFFSQTMLDISPDSFTFESKNELLKTDLVITIPKRLYEQVKIQLLNGNLKYDDTAAEDAIIKTRHGDIRSSGASGKFLSTESADGEIFFKRSTVENIDMSTAKGDIALQGNFLTTIAKAAQGDVEYILENETSSAADLEALNGDIRIQIPPTWNVDGTLGTKKEKIYFDLKNAKIWDDAERNFVFTQNAEEISMATLQAKVGNGIIKVSELENKSV; encoded by the coding sequence ATGGATAAAAAACTAAGAAGATCAAGAGTGGATCGTAAAGTCGGTGGTGTATTTGGCGGCTTAGCTGAATTTTTAGGTATTGACGCCACTCTTTTGCGACTTATATATATCGTGATTGCTATAATAACGATGAAAACTGGTATTGCAATTATCGCTTATATCATTGCCTTGTTTGTTATTCCTTCTGCTGATACAAGTACTGAAGAAGTTCTCGAACAGCGCAGACGTCGGGTAGACGAAAAAATGAGAAGACATACAGGACATAATGAAGTTAGACAGGAAGTGCGACAAGCAATGAGAGAAAAACATCGCCACGTTAATAAGAATAGAAATAATCACCCCCATAACCACCCAAGAAGAAAAGAAGAACGACCACGTCCAGTGCGTGAATTTAATTTTGACAATGTGACATTTCGTTCTTTTACAATTCGAGTAGCAACTGGGGATGTAATTATTCGCTCATGGGATAAAGACCAAATGAAAATTCGTGCTGTATTAGCTGTACATGAAAAAGCACGTTCAATTAGACAACTAAGTGAAGAAAAAATTTGGGATTATTTCTTTAGTCAAACAATGCTAGATATTTCACCAGATAGCTTCACTTTTGAATCAAAAAATGAATTACTAAAAACTGATTTAGTTATTACCATCCCAAAACGTTTATATGAACAAGTGAAGATTCAATTGCTGAATGGTAATTTGAAATATGATGACACAGCTGCAGAAGATGCTATCATTAAAACTCGTCATGGAGATATTCGTTCATCTGGAGCTAGTGGTAAATTCCTTAGCACCGAATCAGCAGACGGAGAAATTTTCTTCAAACGTAGCACTGTTGAAAACATAGATATGTCAACTGCTAAAGGAGATATCGCTCTTCAAGGTAACTTCCTTACAACCATTGCGAAGGCAGCTCAAGGTGATGTGGAATATATACTCGAAAACGAAACGTCTTCAGCGGCCGATTTAGAAGCCCTAAATGGAGATATTCGTATTCAAATTCCACCAACTTGGAATGTTGATGGAACACTTGGAACGAAAAAAGAAAAAATTTACTTTGACTTAAAAAATGCGAAAATCTGGGATGATGCGGAACGAAATTTTGTATTCACCCAAAACGCAGAAGAAATAAGCATGGCAACACTTCAAGCTAAGGTTGGAAATGGCATAATTAAAGTTTCTGAACTCGAAAATAAAAGTGTTTAA
- a CDS encoding DUF4097 family beta strand repeat-containing protein, translated as MENERKRILELVKQGIISTEEALTLLENISKKEGKSAAKENIRRSAAPVEEVADEPEEKPTYDYSKGWNNQGNPYTAPKRRPRRPEPNNHNDETEQEERNENSSKDQDDTMRNMVNDLSQAGEKIGSFLNSAFKQVKDMPFPFLTSTKIERDFVYHDTTLSILEFEIANGNVEFKPSDTDDIKVHAMIKLFKEYPEDEALKIFFDKTTLRVDEETLRFESTSKQIVTNLTVYLPRREYDYVSVKMLNGNFHLDELSGRDLFVKTTNGNISIGTLNATLAEIESINGNVRIQNGEIRDIALKTFNGNVAAKGNYYSTNLQTKNGNVNYQLTGNEATFLKAKTGAGNIEVLVPSTIGVDGRFHTNLGKLLLDLKDAEVLQSKTESVSKSIVFTKLPAAADSSLKIEAEATTGSVKIRESK; from the coding sequence ATGGAAAATGAACGCAAACGTATTCTCGAATTAGTGAAACAAGGTATTATTTCCACGGAAGAAGCACTTACCTTACTTGAAAATATTTCTAAAAAAGAAGGTAAATCAGCTGCTAAAGAAAATATTCGTCGTTCTGCAGCGCCTGTAGAAGAAGTAGCAGATGAACCAGAAGAAAAGCCAACATACGATTATAGCAAAGGTTGGAATAACCAAGGTAACCCATATACTGCTCCAAAAAGACGCCCAAGACGCCCAGAGCCAAACAATCATAATGATGAAACAGAACAAGAAGAACGTAATGAAAACTCTTCAAAAGATCAAGACGACACAATGCGTAATATGGTAAATGACTTATCCCAAGCTGGCGAAAAAATTGGCTCATTTCTAAACAGCGCATTTAAGCAAGTTAAAGATATGCCGTTTCCATTCCTAACATCTACCAAAATAGAGCGAGATTTCGTTTACCACGATACAACACTTTCTATTTTAGAATTTGAAATTGCGAATGGGAATGTAGAATTTAAGCCATCAGATACAGATGATATCAAAGTGCACGCGATGATTAAGTTATTCAAAGAGTATCCAGAAGATGAAGCGCTTAAAATTTTCTTTGATAAAACAACTTTACGTGTAGATGAAGAAACATTACGTTTTGAATCTACATCTAAGCAAATCGTCACAAACTTAACTGTCTACTTGCCTCGCCGCGAGTATGATTATGTATCTGTTAAAATGCTAAATGGTAACTTCCATTTGGATGAATTATCAGGTCGTGACTTATTTGTTAAAACAACCAATGGGAATATTAGTATCGGAACATTAAACGCTACTCTAGCGGAAATTGAATCGATTAATGGTAATGTTCGTATCCAAAATGGTGAAATTCGGGACATTGCGCTTAAAACTTTCAACGGTAATGTGGCGGCGAAAGGTAACTATTACTCCACTAACTTACAAACTAAAAATGGTAATGTAAACTATCAATTAACTGGTAATGAAGCAACTTTCTTAAAAGCTAAGACAGGTGCTGGGAACATCGAAGTTCTTGTTCCATCAACCATTGGCGTAGATGGTCGTTTCCACACAAACCTAGGTAAATTACTATTAGACTTAAAAGATGCAGAAGTTCTCCAATCTAAAACAGAATCCGTAAGTAAATCAATCGTATTCACTAAATTACCAGCTGCGGCCGATTCTTCCTTGAAAATCGAAGCAGAAGCAACTACTGGTTCTGTGAAAATCCGCGAATCAAAATAA
- the uvrA gene encoding excinuclease ABC subunit UvrA has protein sequence MNKDKIVIQGARAHNLKNIDLEIPRDKLVVMTGLSGSGKSSLAFDTIYAEGQRRYVESLSAYARQFLGQMDKPDVDLIEGLSPAISIDQKTTSRNPRSTVGTVTEIHDYLRLLYARVGHPICPNHGIEITSQTIEQMVDRVLEYPEKTRLQIMAPIVSGKKGTHKKTIEEIKKEGYVRIRVDGEIYDINDEIEIEKNKKHSIEIIIDRIVIKEGINTRLYDSIEAALRLADGYAVVDIMDDKELLFSEHYACPYCGFSVGELEPRMFSFNSPFGACPTCDGLGTKLEVDVDTVIPDRSLSLNEGAIIPWRPISSQYYPQMLASACKEFGIDMDTPLEKLSKEDLDIILNGSKDKEFYFEYKNDFGMTRETWIPFEGILPNIERRYRETNSDFTRDQMAQYMTDLPCPSCKGYRLKEETLSVKVNDHHIGQISEFSINEALAFFDGLELSEKETQIAAPIFKEVRARLGFLKNVGLDYLTMSRAAGTLSGGEAQRIRLATQIGSRLTGVLYILDEPSIGLHQRDNDRLISTLQSMRDIGNTLIVVEHDEDTMMAADYLIDIGPGAGEHGGRIVAAGTPEEVAKNKDSITGDYLSGKKFIPVPATRRKGNGLELEIIGAKANNLKNVNVKIPLATFSCVTGVSGSGKSSLVNEVLRKALARKLNRNHAKPGEHKEIKGIENLEKIINIDQSPIGRTPRSNPATYTGAFDDIRDLFASTNEAKVRGYKKGRFSFNVKGGRCEACKGDGIIKIEMHFLPDVYVPCEVCHGKRYNGETLDIRYKGKNIAEVLEMTVEEGLEYFTNQPRIARKLQTIVDVGLGYIRLGQPATTLSGGEAQRVKLASELHKRSNGKSFYILDEPTTGLHADDIGRLLKVLQRLVEENGDTVLVIEHNLDVIKQADYLIDLGPEGGDGGGQIIATGTPEKIARSKKSYTGKYLKPILERDKERTEAKISSVQKK, from the coding sequence TTGAATAAAGACAAAATAGTAATTCAAGGTGCAAGAGCCCATAACTTAAAAAATATTGATTTAGAAATTCCGAGAGATAAATTAGTTGTTATGACTGGATTATCTGGATCAGGTAAATCTTCGCTAGCCTTTGATACGATTTATGCGGAGGGACAAAGACGCTATGTGGAGTCATTATCCGCATATGCCCGCCAATTTTTAGGACAAATGGATAAACCTGATGTGGACTTGATTGAAGGCCTTAGCCCAGCCATTTCAATTGACCAAAAAACAACTAGCCGTAACCCACGCTCCACAGTAGGAACAGTGACAGAAATTCATGATTACCTGCGACTTTTATATGCTCGCGTTGGACACCCAATTTGTCCTAATCATGGTATTGAAATCACTTCGCAAACAATTGAACAAATGGTCGACCGTGTCCTAGAATATCCAGAAAAAACGCGCTTACAAATTATGGCACCAATCGTTTCTGGGAAAAAAGGAACTCACAAAAAAACCATCGAAGAAATTAAAAAAGAAGGCTATGTGAGAATTCGTGTGGATGGGGAAATTTACGATATTAATGACGAAATCGAAATCGAAAAAAATAAAAAACATTCTATCGAAATTATTATCGACCGAATTGTTATTAAAGAAGGCATAAACACGCGATTATACGATTCAATTGAAGCAGCTCTTCGTTTAGCAGATGGTTATGCAGTAGTTGATATTATGGATGATAAAGAATTGTTATTTAGTGAACACTACGCTTGTCCATATTGTGGTTTTTCAGTTGGTGAATTAGAACCACGGATGTTTTCTTTCAACAGCCCATTTGGAGCTTGTCCAACATGTGACGGACTTGGAACTAAACTAGAAGTGGACGTTGATACAGTTATTCCAGATAGAAGTCTATCATTAAATGAAGGAGCAATTATTCCGTGGCGTCCGATTAGCTCACAGTATTATCCGCAAATGTTAGCTTCTGCCTGCAAAGAATTCGGAATTGATATGGATACTCCACTCGAAAAATTATCTAAGGAAGATTTAGATATTATTTTGAATGGCTCAAAAGATAAAGAATTTTATTTTGAATATAAAAACGATTTTGGCATGACTCGTGAAACTTGGATACCATTTGAAGGAATACTACCAAATATTGAACGACGCTACCGAGAAACAAATTCCGACTTTACGCGAGATCAAATGGCGCAATATATGACAGATTTACCTTGTCCGTCTTGTAAAGGATATCGTCTAAAAGAAGAAACGCTTTCAGTCAAAGTAAACGACCACCATATCGGCCAAATCAGCGAGTTCTCTATCAATGAAGCACTAGCTTTCTTTGATGGCTTAGAGCTTTCAGAAAAAGAAACGCAAATCGCTGCACCAATTTTCAAAGAAGTTCGCGCTCGATTAGGTTTCTTAAAAAATGTCGGCTTAGATTATTTAACGATGAGCCGTGCCGCAGGAACGTTATCAGGCGGTGAAGCACAGCGGATTCGTTTAGCGACTCAAATCGGTTCAAGGTTAACAGGTGTACTTTATATTCTTGATGAACCATCCATTGGTCTCCATCAGCGGGACAATGATCGTTTAATCAGTACACTACAAAGTATGCGCGACATCGGAAATACACTCATTGTGGTTGAACACGATGAAGACACGATGATGGCGGCAGACTACCTGATTGATATTGGTCCAGGTGCCGGCGAGCATGGCGGTAGAATTGTAGCAGCCGGAACCCCAGAAGAAGTGGCAAAAAATAAAGACTCGATTACCGGGGATTATTTATCTGGCAAAAAATTCATCCCAGTTCCAGCTACACGTAGAAAAGGAAATGGCCTAGAATTAGAAATAATCGGTGCAAAAGCTAACAATTTAAAAAACGTTAATGTTAAAATCCCGCTAGCGACATTTTCATGTGTCACAGGTGTTTCTGGCTCTGGTAAAAGTTCACTAGTCAATGAAGTTCTGCGAAAAGCACTAGCGAGAAAATTAAATAGAAACCATGCAAAACCTGGTGAACACAAGGAAATAAAAGGCATTGAAAACCTAGAAAAAATCATCAATATTGATCAATCACCAATTGGTAGAACACCGCGCTCTAACCCAGCTACTTATACTGGTGCATTTGACGACATTCGTGATCTTTTTGCAAGCACCAATGAGGCAAAAGTTCGAGGTTACAAAAAAGGTCGTTTTAGCTTCAATGTAAAAGGCGGAAGATGTGAAGCGTGTAAAGGTGACGGAATCATTAAAATCGAAATGCACTTTTTACCTGATGTATACGTTCCTTGTGAAGTTTGTCATGGGAAACGCTACAACGGCGAAACATTAGACATTCGCTACAAAGGAAAAAATATTGCAGAAGTTTTAGAAATGACAGTAGAAGAAGGTTTGGAATATTTTACCAACCAGCCAAGAATTGCAAGGAAATTACAAACTATTGTTGATGTAGGACTTGGTTATATTCGACTTGGACAACCAGCGACAACCCTCTCAGGTGGGGAAGCTCAACGGGTTAAATTAGCATCTGAACTTCACAAACGTAGCAATGGAAAATCATTCTACATTCTGGATGAACCAACAACTGGTTTGCATGCAGATGATATTGGTCGACTTCTTAAAGTACTACAAAGACTGGTAGAGGAAAACGGCGATACCGTTCTTGTTATTGAACATAATTTGGATGTTATTAAACAAGCGGATTATCTTATTGACCTAGGACCAGAAGGCGGCGATGGTGGCGGCCAAATTATCGCAACTGGTACCCCAGAAAAAATTGCTCGTTCCAAAAAGTCCTATACCGGAAAATATTTAAAACCAATTTTAGAACGTGATAAAGAAAGAACAGAAGCAAAAATCAGTTCCGTTCAAAAAAAATAA
- the uvrB gene encoding excinuclease ABC subunit UvrB, with product MKDKFELVSKYSPQGDQPRAIEQLVSGLRKGLKHQTLLGATGTGKTFTVSNVIQEVNKPTLVMAHNKTLAGQLYSEFKEFFPNNAVEYFVSYYDYYQPEAYVPQSDTYIEKDASINDEIDKLRHSATASLFERRDVIIIASVSCIYGLGSPVEYGEMLVSLRVGMEISRDQLLRKLVDIQYDRNDIDFQRGRFRVRGDVVEIFPASRDEHCMRVEFFGDEIERIREVDALTGEIIGEREHVSIFPASHFVTRPDIMKKAIVNIKAELEERLKVLRADNKLLEAQRLEQRTNYDLEMMEEMGYCSGIENYSRHLSLRPAGVTPYTLLDYFPDDFQMVIDESHVTMPQIRGMFNGDQARKQMLVDHGFRLPSALDNRPLRLEEFEKHINQIMFISATPGPYELEKNPDVIEQIIRPTGLLDPIVEIRPIQGQIDDLMDEINDRVEKNERVLITTLTKKMSEDLTNYLKEAGVKVQYLHSEVKTLERIEIIRDLRLGVYDVIVGINLLREGIDLPEVSLVAILDADKEGFLRSERSLIQTMGRAARNENGRVIMYADKMTDSMRNSISETERRRKIQIEYNEKHGITPMTIKKEIRGIIAATSAADEREAIKQHDLSKMSKKERDVFIEGMEHEMKEAAKALDFERAAELRDALLEIKAEG from the coding sequence TTGAAGGATAAATTTGAGTTAGTTTCTAAGTACAGTCCACAAGGAGACCAACCTAGAGCAATTGAACAATTAGTATCAGGCTTAAGAAAAGGCTTGAAACATCAAACCTTGCTTGGGGCAACCGGTACAGGGAAAACTTTTACCGTATCAAATGTCATTCAAGAAGTAAATAAGCCGACACTAGTCATGGCTCACAATAAAACATTAGCAGGACAATTATATAGTGAATTCAAAGAGTTCTTTCCAAACAATGCAGTAGAATATTTTGTCAGTTATTATGACTATTACCAACCAGAAGCGTATGTACCACAAAGCGACACCTACATTGAAAAAGATGCCAGTATTAATGATGAAATCGACAAGCTTCGTCACTCAGCTACTGCGTCACTTTTTGAACGACGTGATGTTATTATTATCGCTAGTGTATCATGCATTTATGGCTTAGGTTCGCCAGTTGAATACGGAGAAATGCTCGTTTCGCTCCGTGTTGGAATGGAGATTAGTCGAGACCAACTTTTACGAAAATTAGTAGATATTCAATATGATCGTAATGATATTGATTTCCAGCGCGGTCGTTTTCGAGTTCGCGGTGATGTTGTCGAAATTTTCCCAGCGTCACGGGATGAACACTGTATGCGCGTGGAATTTTTTGGTGATGAAATAGAACGTATTAGAGAAGTAGATGCGCTAACCGGAGAAATCATTGGTGAACGAGAACATGTTTCCATTTTCCCGGCATCTCACTTTGTTACGCGTCCAGATATTATGAAAAAAGCGATTGTTAATATAAAAGCAGAACTAGAAGAACGCCTGAAAGTCCTACGAGCAGACAATAAGCTACTTGAAGCTCAACGACTCGAACAGCGAACCAATTATGACTTAGAAATGATGGAAGAAATGGGTTACTGCTCTGGTATTGAAAACTATTCCCGCCATTTATCATTACGTCCAGCTGGAGTTACACCATATACTTTACTAGATTATTTCCCAGATGATTTCCAAATGGTGATTGACGAGTCACACGTAACAATGCCGCAAATCCGAGGAATGTTTAATGGTGACCAAGCGAGAAAGCAAATGCTAGTGGATCATGGTTTTAGATTACCAAGTGCGCTTGATAACAGACCACTTCGCTTAGAAGAATTTGAAAAACACATTAATCAAATCATGTTCATATCTGCTACACCAGGCCCATACGAGCTAGAAAAAAATCCAGATGTTATCGAACAAATTATTCGTCCGACTGGATTGTTAGACCCGATTGTTGAAATCCGTCCAATTCAAGGTCAAATTGACGATTTAATGGACGAAATTAATGACAGAGTAGAAAAAAACGAGCGAGTTTTAATTACCACTTTAACAAAGAAAATGTCCGAGGATTTAACGAATTACCTAAAAGAAGCTGGGGTAAAAGTTCAATATCTACATTCAGAAGTAAAAACATTAGAACGAATCGAGATTATTCGCGACTTGCGACTAGGCGTTTACGATGTTATTGTCGGAATCAACTTGCTTCGTGAAGGTATTGATTTACCAGAAGTATCGCTCGTAGCCATTTTGGATGCAGATAAAGAAGGCTTCCTCCGTTCCGAACGTTCCCTTATCCAAACAATGGGTCGCGCTGCACGTAACGAAAATGGTCGAGTAATCATGTACGCAGACAAAATGACAGATTCGATGCGTAATTCAATTAGTGAAACAGAACGCCGACGTAAAATTCAAATCGAATACAACGAAAAACATGGTATTACACCAATGACCATTAAAAAAGAAATCCGTGGTATTATTGCAGCAACTTCTGCCGCAGATGAAAGAGAAGCAATTAAACAACATGACTTAAGTAAAATGTCTAAGAAAGAACGCGATGTCTTCATTGAAGGTATGGAACATGAAATGAAAGAAGCAGCCAAAGCGCTTGATTTTGAGCGTGCTGCCGAATTGCGTGATGCTTTACTGGAAATAAAAGCGGAAGGATGA
- a CDS encoding CsbA family protein, with translation MDQIISALIFPCLLVILFARITYNRYVALLLMVILIAASAKLGYTSSYWLIIVDAFSMTIGFILATYMLRRLKKSGSEF, from the coding sequence ATGGATCAAATTATATCTGCGCTTATTTTTCCTTGCTTACTCGTGATCCTTTTTGCACGGATTACTTATAATCGTTACGTTGCGCTACTGCTTATGGTGATTTTAATTGCCGCATCCGCTAAGCTTGGTTATACAAGTTCCTATTGGTTAATTATTGTGGATGCATTTTCGATGACGATTGGTTTTATACTAGCAACTTATATGTTACGTCGTTTAAAGAAGAGTGGTAGTGAATTTTAA
- a CDS encoding HD domain-containing protein, with protein MGIHQYFQSLSDLENIYRCPGKFKYQEHSVAEHSYKVTSIAQFFGAVEEEAGNEVNWRALYEKALNHDYSELFIGDIKTPVKYATTELREMLSEVEESMTKNFIEREIPKTFQPIYRHLLKEGKDSTLEGKILAISDKVDLLYESFGEIQKGNPENIFVEIYSEALATIYEYRKMESVKYFLREILPDMLAEKGIEKTELPQLTTEITTKALRDA; from the coding sequence ATGGGAATCCATCAATATTTCCAAAGTTTATCTGATTTAGAAAACATTTATCGTTGCCCAGGAAAATTTAAATATCAAGAACATTCTGTTGCAGAGCACTCATACAAAGTTACTTCTATCGCCCAGTTTTTCGGTGCTGTGGAAGAAGAGGCTGGTAATGAAGTTAATTGGCGCGCTTTATACGAAAAAGCATTAAATCATGATTATTCAGAGCTATTTATCGGTGACATTAAAACCCCGGTAAAATACGCAACGACAGAACTCCGTGAAATGCTTTCAGAAGTAGAAGAAAGTATGACGAAAAACTTTATCGAACGAGAAATCCCAAAAACTTTCCAACCAATTTATCGTCATTTGTTGAAAGAAGGGAAAGACAGCACGTTAGAAGGAAAAATCTTAGCTATTTCGGATAAAGTTGATTTGTTATATGAATCTTTTGGTGAAATTCAAAAAGGAAACCCCGAAAATATTTTTGTGGAAATATATAGTGAGGCACTTGCGACAATTTATGAATACCGCAAAATGGAGAGCGTTAAGTACTTCTTGCGAGAAATTTTGCCAGATATGCTTGCAGAAAAAGGAATTGAAAAAACAGAATTGCCACAGTTAACTACCGAAATAACCACAAAAGCATTGCGTGACGCCTAA
- a CDS encoding ArsR/SmtB family transcription factor, with translation MENAKQTLDEETLFSVTQIFKALSDPTRVQILNLLQDREYSVNEIARTLSFNQTTVSHQLRFLKNLRLVKSRRAGTTIYYMQDDNHVLELLTQAVRHVHHH, from the coding sequence ATGGAAAACGCAAAACAAACATTAGATGAAGAAACGCTTTTTAGTGTTACGCAAATTTTCAAGGCGCTTTCTGACCCAACTCGCGTCCAGATTTTAAACTTACTACAAGACAGGGAATACTCCGTAAACGAGATTGCACGCACCCTTTCCTTTAACCAAACAACGGTCTCACATCAGCTCCGATTTTTGAAAAACTTAAGGCTTGTGAAATCAAGAAGAGCAGGAACAACTATCTATTATATGCAAGATGACAACCACGTTTTAGAGCTATTGACACAAGCGGTTCGTCACGTCCACCATCACTAA
- the phoU gene encoding phosphate signaling complex protein PhoU: MVVRKIFTEQLNDLHQHLMEMGMLANEAIFKAVKSLVHRDTELAKQVVTEDKAINNMELSLEQRSFELIALQQPVGMDLRKIVTVLKTSSDLERIGDHAVSIAKTAILIGESKVLKPIPEIPEMGEIVKSMLQDVLKAYLSEDEEAAREIAIRDNEVDKLHKIVYQKCITFMQEEPEHIEEVSQLLLVSQYIERIGDYVTNVCEWIVYLKSGEIEDLNQ; this comes from the coding sequence ATGGTAGTCAGAAAAATTTTTACGGAACAACTTAATGACTTGCATCAACATTTAATGGAAATGGGCATGCTTGCGAATGAAGCGATTTTTAAAGCTGTGAAATCACTTGTACACCGTGACACGGAACTTGCAAAACAAGTAGTAACCGAAGATAAAGCGATTAATAATATGGAATTATCATTAGAACAACGCTCATTTGAATTAATTGCCTTGCAACAACCAGTGGGCATGGATTTGCGGAAAATAGTCACAGTTCTGAAGACTAGTTCGGATTTAGAGCGAATTGGTGATCACGCAGTAAGTATTGCAAAAACGGCAATCTTAATTGGTGAAAGTAAAGTTTTAAAACCAATTCCTGAAATTCCAGAAATGGGTGAAATCGTAAAATCAATGCTACAAGATGTATTAAAAGCATATCTTTCTGAGGACGAAGAAGCAGCACGTGAAATTGCTATTCGCGATAATGAAGTAGATAAACTGCACAAAATCGTCTATCAAAAATGTATTACTTTTATGCAAGAAGAGCCTGAGCATATTGAAGAAGTTTCCCAATTGCTACTAGTTTCGCAGTATATCGAGCGGATTGGAGATTATGTAACGAACGTATGTGAATGGATTGTTTACCTGAAAAGTGGCGAAATTGAAGACTTGAATCAATAA
- the pstB gene encoding phosphate ABC transporter ATP-binding protein PstB has protein sequence MTTETAEKIEYIIETKDVDLFYGSKQALEKIALNIKKNQVTALIGPSGCGKSTFLRTLNRMNDLIPGVKTTGEIQIGGENVQDTKIDMVNLRKKVGMVFQQANPFPFSIYDNVAYGPRMHGVKDKKELDAIVEKSLRQAALWDEVHDRLDRSAIGMSGGQQQRLCIARVLAVKPEVILMDEPTSALDPISTAKVEDLILELKKDYTIVIVTHNMQQASRISDETAFFLNGRIVEFSDTTTIFTNPAEKETEDYISGRFG, from the coding sequence ATGACAACTGAAACTGCTGAAAAAATCGAATATATCATTGAAACAAAAGATGTTGATTTATTTTATGGTTCTAAACAAGCACTCGAAAAAATTGCTTTAAATATTAAAAAGAACCAAGTAACTGCGCTAATTGGTCCATCTGGTTGCGGAAAATCAACTTTTCTTAGAACACTAAACCGAATGAATGATTTGATTCCGGGTGTAAAAACAACTGGAGAAATCCAAATTGGCGGCGAAAACGTACAAGATACGAAAATCGATATGGTTAATTTACGAAAAAAAGTGGGTATGGTTTTCCAACAAGCTAACCCATTTCCATTTTCCATTTATGATAATGTGGCATATGGACCGCGCATGCACGGCGTTAAAGATAAAAAAGAATTAGATGCGATTGTGGAAAAAAGTTTGCGTCAGGCAGCACTTTGGGATGAAGTTCATGACCGGCTTGATCGTTCGGCAATTGGGATGTCAGGCGGGCAACAACAGCGACTTTGTATTGCGCGTGTACTTGCAGTAAAACCAGAAGTTATTTTGATGGATGAGCCTACTTCGGCACTCGATCCAATTTCCACAGCAAAAGTGGAGGATTTGATTTTAGAACTAAAGAAAGACTATACGATTGTTATTGTGACGCATAATATGCAACAAGCATCACGGATTTCTGATGAGACTGCTTTCTTTCTTAATGGACGGATTGTTGAGTTTTCAGATACAACAACCATCTTTACTAACCCAGCAGAAAAAGAAACCGAAGACTACATTTCGGGAAGATTTGGATAA